In Haliovirga abyssi, the sequence TATAAGCCTATAAGTTATTATGAAAAAAATATTGGCGGATATATTGAAACTTTTGCAGGAAGTAAAATTGATGTTAAAAATGAATTAGTGGAAAAAATTAAAGAAAAACTAAATGGAAATTATAAAAATGTAGCAATTTTAGCAAGAGGAAACAGGGAGTTAAATGAAATTGCATTAATATTAGGAAACAATAAAATACCATATGTTACAGAAAGTAATTTATCAATTATAGAACATAGGACTGTAAAACCTATCTATTTTATTTTAAATTATTTTTTGAAAAATAGTTATATTGATTTGTTAAACTTCTTAAGAAGTGATATAATAAATATAGATGAAAACTATTTGAAACTATTTATAAAAAATCAAAATATTGTTGAAGATTTTATTAATGGAGTAGATGATTTAGAAAATATAAATATAAAGAAATTAGATTTTATAGATGAGAATATTATAAAATTATTAGAAGAGATAAAAAAATTAAAAAATATGGAATTTAAAGATATAAATAAAGAATTAATAGAAAAATTTGGAATATTAAATAAATATACCAGTATAAGTGATTTGAAAAATATATATTATTTTTTTGAATTAATGAAAAATTTTGACAGTTTAAAAGAGTTTATGGAATTTTTAAAAAAGAAAAGTGAAAATGAAGAATTAAAACAAATTGGAATTGAAGAGACAAATGCAATAAAATTAATGACAATACATAAATCAAAAGGGCTTGAATTTTCTACTCTATTTTTTTATTGGAAAATATCGTCAAGAGAGAAACCTGAAAAGGGACTTAAATTTTTTACAGAATTTGATTCTAAATTCCATAATGTAGAAAAATATATGTTTGTAAATTCTAAATATAAAAATATAATAGAAACTTGTGGATTTGAATTTTTTTCTAATGCTAAAAATGTATCTGATATAGAAGAGATAAATAATTTATATGTTGCATTAACAAGAGCTAGTAAAAATTTATTTATATTTGCTGATTTTGGGAATTCAAAACTTGGTAAAAATTTTAATACTATATTTAGTGAAGAGGATACGAATATATATAAAGGAGAAGGAAAATTTGTAGCAACTCCAATTGAAATTAAAGATGTAGAAGATAAAATAGTATTAGATAATAAAGAAAAATCTAAATCAAATAATAAAGATAATAATAAAACAACTATTAAAGAAGAATATAATTTTAATAAATATTTTAAAAATTTAAAAGAAGAAAGATTAGAATTAGAAAACAGTATGACACTTGAAAAAGAATTTAATAGAAAATTGGGACTTGCAATCCATTATTACTTAGAAAATATAATTTATGGCAAGGAAGATGAGAGAAAAAGGGCAAAAAAAATCACATATTCTAAATATGGAAATATGTTAGGATATGACAAGGTAGAAACTGCAATAGAAAGGGCAAATAATTTCATAAATAAAAATAAAGAATATTATGATGAAAAGTATAATGTTTTTAATGAATATGAGATAGAGTATAATAATCAAAAACATAGAATAGATAGATTGTTAATAGATGAAAAAAATAGGGAGATTTATATTTTAGATTATAAATCGGGACACGTTATGGATAAAGCACAATTAGAAAGATATAAAGATATTCTAATGGAATTAACAGAGAACAGATATGCAATAGAGACTAAGTTTTTGTCTTTGTAAAGAATTAAGTCATTCAGCACAAAGACTCAAAGTTCACTAAGGAACACGAAGAAAACATTTTTTTAGTTAATAAAAAAATAAGCTACGCTTTATACTGTACCCTATAAGATGGACATTTAAAAAAAAGTTGCATCAGATATGGTATTTTTATATAATATCTATAATGTTAATTTAATAGATTGGAGGATTTCATGAGCAACAAAATATTCACAAAAAAAGAGATTGAAATTTTATCAAAAAATAAATATGTCAAAACTATAAGTTCTAAGGCAATCACATATACATCAGAATTCAGAAGAATTTTTATTGCAGAAAGTCAAGATAAAATTTTACCTAGAGCAATATTTGAAAAATATGGATTTGACGTACAAGTATTAGGGATGAAAAGGATTCGATCAGCAGCAGCAAGATGGAGACGTGCCTATAAAGAGCAAGGAGTATTAGGGTTAGATGATAGAAGAAAAGAGAACTCTGGACGACCTTTAGAAAGAGAGCTATCTTTAGAAGAGAAATATGAAAGGCTTCAAGTAAAAAATGATTATCTTCAAGCGGAGATTGATTTGCTAAAAAAGCTAGACGTGCGAGAAAGAGAGGTGAACGGTAAATTAATTGAATTATCGCCATCAGAAAAGTTTGTTATAATCAAAGATGTAATAGAAACAAGTGGTGTAAAAAATATTATAAAATATTTATGTGAAGTTGCAGAAATTTCTAGAACAAGTTATTATAACTATTTGTCTGAAACTTCCAAAACAAATAAAAGCAATCAAGAATTAGAAGATGAAAAAGCAAGAGATTTAATCATAAAAGCATATGAATTCAAAGGTAGGCAAAAGGGAGCTAGACAGATAAAAATGACTTTAGAAAATGAATTTGCTACAATTTTTAATCTGAAAAAAATCAGAAGAATTATGAAAAAATATAGTATTGTATGTACGATTAGAAAGGCAAATCCTTATAAGAGAATAGCAAAGGCTACAAAAGAGCATACAACTATTCCAAATAAATTGAATAGGGAATTTAAACAAGAAATACCAGGGAAAATATTATTAACAGATATAACATACCTATCATATGGTAATGGTCAACGTGCGTATTTATCAACTATTAAGGATAGTTCAACAGGAGAAATACCTGCATATGTATTATCTAAAAATATTAAGTTAGAAATTGCAACAGAAACAATAAGAACTCTTATGGAAAACAAAAGCTTTAAAATTCATAAGGATGCATTAATACATTCTGATCAAGGAGTCCATTATACAAGCCCAACATTTCAAAAATTAGTTAAAAATAGTGGCTTAGATCAGTCAATGTCAAGAAGAGGTAA encodes:
- a CDS encoding IS3 family transposase produces the protein MSNKIFTKKEIEILSKNKYVKTISSKAITYTSEFRRIFIAESQDKILPRAIFEKYGFDVQVLGMKRIRSAAARWRRAYKEQGVLGLDDRRKENSGRPLERELSLEEKYERLQVKNDYLQAEIDLLKKLDVREREVNGKLIELSPSEKFVIIKDVIETSGVKNIIKYLCEVAEISRTSYYNYLSETSKTNKSNQELEDEKARDLIIKAYEFKGRQKGARQIKMTLENEFATIFNLKKIRRIMKKYSIVCTIRKANPYKRIAKATKEHTTIPNKLNREFKQEIPGKILLTDITYLSYGNGQRAYLSTIKDSSTGEIPAYVLSKNIKLEIATETIRTLMENKSFKIHKDALIHSDQGVHYTSPTFQKLVKNSGLDQSMSRRGNCWDNAPQESFFGHFKDEANIKECNTFEELINEIDDYMDYYNNYRCQWGLKKMTPIKYRNHLLENKSA
- a CDS encoding UvrD-helicase domain-containing protein; amino-acid sequence: MNKIIKASAGTGKTYRLSLEYLIRLIKGEPFNNIFVMTFTRKATFEIRQRILLHLETIISNSKEGKDIIDNLKKIDDNINIDIENLKQIYNEMLKNKDKINIYTIDGFLNMVFKKVISPYINLYNYEIVNTEENKEFTERVLKKIVNNKVYFKEFNDFFMENIERDIDEYIKTIDTIILNRWKFLLVNHEPKVKLGNINPIIIYEEAVKKLDEIFQIKGKGEFFEYFKKDFRFYNEIENLEKKAEYILRDNKKFLKANFWNGNKIKGKNVVGLKGDLEDIYEEFKKNLAIEIYNREVIPYEKHIFNIADIIFKLYDEIKIKEKKFTHSDIGNYTYKYLTDENLGVVKNGKFTNYFYELIGNEIDTIFIDEFQDTSILQWNILKLIIESSKSSIVVGDEKQSIYSWRGGEKRLFETMENIIDGNVEVLDKSYRSDSKIINYINNFFGKINENFRYKPISYYEKNIGGYIETFAGSKIDVKNELVEKIKEKLNGNYKNVAILARGNRELNEIALILGNNKIPYVTESNLSIIEHRTVKPIYFILNYFLKNSYIDLLNFLRSDIINIDENYLKLFIKNQNIVEDFINGVDDLENINIKKLDFIDENIIKLLEEIKKLKNMEFKDINKELIEKFGILNKYTSISDLKNIYYFFELMKNFDSLKEFMEFLKKKSENEELKQIGIEETNAIKLMTIHKSKGLEFSTLFFYWKISSREKPEKGLKFFTEFDSKFHNVEKYMFVNSKYKNIIETCGFEFFSNAKNVSDIEEINNLYVALTRASKNLFIFADFGNSKLGKNFNTIFSEEDTNIYKGEGKFVATPIEIKDVEDKIVLDNKEKSKSNNKDNNKTTIKEEYNFNKYFKNLKEERLELENSMTLEKEFNRKLGLAIHYYLENIIYGKEDERKRAKKITYSKYGNMLGYDKVETAIERANNFINKNKEYYDEKYNVFNEYEIEYNNQKHRIDRLLIDEKNREIYILDYKSGHVMDKAQLERYKDILMELTENRYAIETKFLSL